The Desulfatibacillum aliphaticivorans DSM 15576 genome includes a region encoding these proteins:
- a CDS encoding YihY/virulence factor BrkB family protein, protein MNGILQKLVHQPYRFFKQDLWEIKTRNQPRYKAMGVRFLRVPALAVNDFLRDNCWMRASALTYYSLLGIVPLLAMIMGIARGMGFEARIEELLLHEFGAQELVLTKVLEFAKAMLSNTRGGVVNGLWMLLLLWTVIRLFGNIEIAFNQIWGFAKGRSQARKVIDYLAVALLMPVLWLPASSAQVLIASQIEAYTQWAFLQNVGDIIQFTLLFFLPFAMIWVLFSCLYIFMPNGSVSWTSGIVAGIVAGSAFQLFQRFYIEFQVGVARNNAIYGSFAALPLFLIWLYMSWVIVLFGAEIAFAHQHSRDNDFSPTLRKTSFFLKKYAALQIMELIVHGFTAGDGQHTEDQISYILDLPRSLTAEVLDMLQQAGLVVPVKSSNKHPAYLPGMDPDALTTQLVLERLEQVGTSSFNQTENPIADNARDALDHFSIAMKQSPANKPFKALNKEED, encoded by the coding sequence ATGAACGGTATTCTTCAAAAGCTCGTCCATCAGCCTTACCGCTTTTTCAAACAAGACCTCTGGGAGATCAAAACCCGGAACCAGCCCCGGTACAAGGCCATGGGAGTCCGGTTTTTGCGGGTGCCGGCCCTGGCCGTGAACGACTTCTTGCGGGACAATTGCTGGATGCGCGCCTCGGCCCTAACCTATTATTCGCTTTTGGGCATTGTGCCGCTGCTGGCCATGATCATGGGCATCGCCCGGGGCATGGGCTTCGAGGCCCGGATCGAAGAACTGCTCCTGCATGAATTCGGCGCGCAGGAACTAGTGTTGACAAAGGTCCTGGAGTTCGCCAAGGCCATGCTTTCCAACACCAGGGGAGGGGTGGTCAACGGCCTGTGGATGCTGCTATTGCTGTGGACCGTCATTCGCTTGTTCGGAAACATCGAGATCGCCTTCAACCAGATCTGGGGATTCGCCAAGGGCCGGAGCCAGGCCCGCAAGGTTATCGACTACCTGGCCGTGGCCCTGCTTATGCCCGTGCTATGGCTACCCGCCAGCAGCGCCCAGGTGCTCATTGCCAGCCAGATAGAAGCCTACACCCAATGGGCCTTTTTGCAGAACGTGGGCGATATCATCCAGTTTACGCTTCTGTTTTTCCTGCCCTTCGCTATGATCTGGGTCTTGTTCTCCTGCCTGTATATATTCATGCCAAACGGCTCGGTCAGTTGGACCTCGGGCATCGTGGCCGGCATTGTGGCGGGCAGCGCATTCCAGCTTTTTCAACGGTTTTATATCGAATTCCAGGTGGGCGTGGCCAGAAACAACGCCATCTACGGCAGCTTCGCGGCCCTGCCCCTATTCCTTATTTGGCTGTATATGTCGTGGGTGATCGTCCTGTTCGGAGCGGAAATCGCCTTTGCGCACCAGCACTCCCGGGATAACGATTTTTCTCCAACCCTTCGAAAAACCAGCTTTTTCCTGAAAAAATACGCGGCATTGCAAATTATGGAGCTGATCGTCCATGGCTTCACGGCCGGAGACGGTCAACACACCGAAGACCAAATATCCTACATCCTGGACCTGCCAAGAAGCCTCACCGCCGAGGTCCTGGACATGCTCCAACAAGCAGGGCTCGTAGTCCCCGTTAAATCATCCAACAAACACCCCGCATACCTCCCAGGCATGGACCCGGACGCCCTCACAACCCAACTCGTCCTGGAACGCCTGGAACAAGTGGGAACCTCCAGCTTTAACCAAACCGAAAACCCCATCGCAGACAATGCAAGAGACGCCCTGGACCACTTCAGCATAGCCATGAAACAATCCCCTGCCAATAAACCCTTTAAAGCGCTAAACAAAGAAGAAGATTGA